One genomic segment of Ancylobacter sp. IITR112 includes these proteins:
- the addA gene encoding double-strand break repair helicase AddA, whose translation MSGTDLAPGALRAATVLQTSASDPLLSAWVSANAGSGKTHVLARRVIRLLMRGVKPGRILCLTYTKAAAANMANRVLGELRRWTTLDDDALDAEIVRTDGGAPGPLRRAQARRLFAQALETPGGLKIQTIHAFCGALLHAFPFEAGVPAGFGELEEAARLELLARVRADVVLHAAGAPESDLGQALALIVGQTSDAGINDLLRELVADARALAASEDDLARAVGLDAPIAAADIERAIIEAALIPRGAWLGLAEALLLEGGNCAKRGQGLRAAALAPEEAVADTYAGVFLKEDGEAYSDGQFGNAAARAKYPQLLAERDRIAPLARELAAARAFERSRAVLILGREAARRYERAKAARGVLDFADLVDAARRLLASGASAWVHYKLDQGIDHVLLDEAQDTSPEQWEVIRPLVAEFFAGEGAREDRQLPRTLFVVGDEKQSIFSFQGADPRRFDTVRREFEAAGGEGFVHVELQHSFRSAPGILEAVDAVFGREASYRGLSAEAKPPVHAPIHAALPALVEMWEPEAPSEKVDVDAWQRPLDAPGADDPKGRLAKKIAAHIAARIREGFPVTGRHGTRPARPGDFLILVRRRDGLFTSIIRELKQARVEVAGADRLVVAEHIAVMDLMALGDALLARDDELALASVLKSPLFGFDDHDLMKLAPGRDGLLEDALNARAGENPKWRAAAMRLARLRDEARRLRPFDFYTRVLGRERGRAAMLARLGPEAADALDEMLALARSYESLEAPSLAGFLAFLRRGGAEAKRDMEAGRDEVRVMTVHGAKGLEAPYVLLADTTSGPMTRRSAGLLRVELADGRRVALHAPAKKGDTPAMAAARQRGDDGQQDEYRRLLYVALTRAETALVLCGADGARQRPADCWYDLVRGALEPEAVEAPAAGFAGTVLRWRERGAASPLAAPSAAVPSPDEAEMREGERTLARALARPVRETLAPASLRPSGADVFGPAPTGDAARALERGDLLHRLMAALAPLPDGARAEPGRRLLASSTDWPEAAREELLAEALATLALPELAALFAPGSLAEVPLAGELEDGTPVSGRIDRLSVTEGLVLLADFKTDRHVPRAASAMPPAHIRQVALYARLLAKLFPGKPVRALLVYTAGPLVHTLDGATLERAVERVTLG comes from the coding sequence ATGAGCGGGACCGACCTCGCCCCCGGCGCGCTGCGGGCGGCCACCGTGCTGCAGACCTCCGCCTCCGACCCGCTGCTTTCCGCCTGGGTTTCGGCCAATGCCGGCTCCGGCAAGACCCATGTGCTGGCGCGGCGGGTGATCCGCCTGTTGATGCGCGGGGTGAAGCCGGGGCGCATTCTCTGCCTCACCTATACCAAGGCGGCGGCGGCCAACATGGCCAACCGCGTGCTCGGCGAATTGCGGCGCTGGACCACGCTGGACGACGACGCGCTCGACGCCGAGATCGTCCGCACCGATGGCGGCGCGCCCGGCCCTCTGCGCCGGGCGCAGGCGCGGCGGCTGTTCGCGCAGGCGCTGGAAACGCCGGGCGGGCTGAAAATCCAGACCATCCACGCCTTTTGCGGCGCGCTGCTGCACGCCTTCCCCTTCGAGGCCGGCGTCCCCGCCGGCTTCGGCGAGTTGGAGGAAGCGGCGCGGCTGGAACTGCTGGCCCGGGTGCGGGCGGACGTGGTGCTGCACGCCGCCGGCGCCCCCGAGAGCGACCTCGGCCAGGCGCTGGCGCTGATCGTCGGGCAGACCTCCGATGCCGGCATCAACGACCTGCTCAGGGAACTGGTCGCCGACGCGCGAGCGCTGGCGGCGAGCGAGGACGACCTCGCCCGCGCCGTCGGGCTCGACGCGCCCATCGCCGCCGCCGACATCGAGCGCGCGATCATCGAGGCGGCGCTGATCCCGCGCGGCGCGTGGCTGGGGCTGGCGGAAGCGCTGCTGCTGGAAGGCGGCAATTGCGCCAAACGCGGGCAGGGGCTGCGGGCGGCGGCGCTGGCGCCGGAAGAGGCGGTGGCCGACACCTATGCCGGCGTGTTCCTAAAGGAGGACGGCGAAGCTTATTCCGACGGGCAGTTCGGCAATGCGGCGGCGCGGGCGAAATACCCCCAGCTTCTCGCCGAGCGCGACCGCATCGCCCCGCTGGCGCGCGAACTCGCGGCGGCCCGCGCCTTCGAGCGCAGCCGGGCGGTGCTGATCCTCGGCCGCGAGGCGGCGCGGCGCTATGAGCGCGCCAAGGCGGCGCGCGGCGTGCTCGACTTCGCCGATCTGGTCGATGCCGCCCGCCGGCTGCTGGCGTCGGGCGCCTCGGCCTGGGTGCACTACAAGCTCGACCAGGGCATCGACCATGTGCTGCTGGACGAGGCACAGGACACCAGCCCGGAGCAATGGGAGGTGATCCGCCCGCTGGTGGCGGAGTTCTTCGCCGGCGAGGGCGCGCGCGAGGACCGCCAACTGCCGCGCACGCTGTTCGTGGTCGGCGACGAGAAGCAGTCGATCTTCTCCTTCCAGGGCGCCGATCCGCGCCGCTTCGACACGGTGCGGCGCGAATTCGAGGCGGCGGGCGGCGAAGGCTTCGTGCATGTGGAATTGCAGCACTCCTTCCGCTCGGCGCCGGGCATTCTCGAAGCGGTGGACGCGGTGTTCGGCCGCGAGGCCTCCTATCGCGGGCTTTCCGCCGAGGCCAAGCCCCCGGTGCATGCGCCGATCCACGCCGCGCTGCCGGCGCTGGTGGAGATGTGGGAGCCGGAAGCGCCGAGCGAGAAGGTGGATGTCGACGCCTGGCAGCGCCCGCTCGACGCGCCCGGCGCCGACGATCCCAAGGGGCGGCTGGCGAAGAAGATCGCCGCCCATATCGCCGCCCGCATCCGCGAAGGCTTCCCCGTCACCGGCCGCCACGGCACCCGCCCGGCACGGCCCGGCGATTTCCTCATCCTCGTGCGCCGGCGCGACGGGCTGTTCACCTCGATCATCCGCGAGCTGAAACAGGCGCGGGTGGAGGTGGCCGGCGCCGACCGGCTGGTGGTGGCCGAGCATATCGCTGTCATGGACCTGATGGCGCTGGGCGACGCGCTGCTGGCGCGTGATGACGAGCTGGCACTGGCCAGCGTGCTGAAGAGCCCGCTTTTCGGCTTCGATGATCATGATCTCATGAAGCTGGCGCCCGGTCGCGATGGGCTGCTGGAAGACGCGCTGAACGCCCGCGCCGGGGAAAACCCGAAATGGCGCGCCGCCGCGATGAGGCTGGCGCGGCTGCGCGACGAGGCGCGGCGGTTGCGGCCGTTCGATTTCTACACCCGCGTGCTCGGGCGCGAGCGCGGACGCGCCGCCATGCTCGCCCGGCTGGGGCCGGAAGCGGCGGACGCGCTCGACGAGATGCTGGCGCTGGCGCGGTCCTATGAAAGCCTGGAAGCGCCCTCGCTCGCGGGATTCTTGGCCTTCCTGCGGCGCGGTGGTGCCGAGGCCAAGCGCGACATGGAGGCCGGGCGCGACGAGGTGCGGGTGATGACCGTGCACGGCGCCAAGGGGCTGGAGGCGCCCTATGTCCTCCTCGCCGACACCACGTCGGGCCCGATGACCCGCCGCAGCGCCGGGCTGCTGCGCGTGGAACTGGCCGACGGGCGCCGCGTCGCGCTGCACGCTCCGGCCAAGAAGGGCGACACGCCGGCCATGGCCGCCGCCCGCCAGCGTGGCGACGACGGGCAGCAGGACGAATATCGCCGCCTGCTCTATGTCGCGCTGACCCGCGCCGAGACCGCGCTGGTGCTGTGCGGGGCGGATGGCGCCCGCCAGCGCCCCGCTGATTGCTGGTATGATCTCGTGCGTGGCGCGCTGGAACCGGAGGCGGTGGAGGCCCCCGCCGCCGGTTTCGCCGGCACGGTGCTGCGCTGGCGCGAGCGGGGTGCGGCGAGCCCGCTTGCCGCGCCGTCCGCGGCCGTGCCGTCGCCCGACGAAGCGGAGATGCGCGAAGGTGAGCGCACGCTGGCACGGGCGCTGGCCCGGCCGGTGCGCGAGACGCTGGCACCGGCGAGCCTTCGCCCCTCCGGCGCCGATGTCTTTGGCCCCGCGCCCACCGGCGATGCCGCCCGCGCGCTGGAACGCGGCGACCTCTTGCACCGGCTGATGGCGGCGCTGGCGCCGCTGCCGGACGGGGCGCGCGCGGAGCCCGGCCGGCGGCTGCTGGCGTCGAGCACCGACTGGCCGGAGGCCGCGCGCGAGGAACTGCTCGCCGAGGCGCTGGCGACGCTCGCTCTGCCGGAACTCGCCGCGCTGTTCGCGCCCGGAAGCCTCGCCGAGGTGCCGCTGGCCGGTGAACTGGAGGACGGCACCCCGGTTTCCGGCCGCATCGACCGGCTGAGCGTGACAGAGGGGCTGGTGCTGCTCGCCGACTTCAAGACCGACCGGCATGTGCCGCGCGCCGCATCAGCCATGCCGCCGGCGCATATCCGCCAGGTCGCGCTCTATGCCCGGCTTCTCGCCAAGCTATTCCCAGGCAAGCCTGTGCGGGCATTGCTGGTCTACACCGCCGGCCCTCTCGTGCACACGCTCGACGGCGCGACGCTGGAGAGGGCGGTGGAAAGAGTCACGTTGGGGTGA
- the addB gene encoding double-strand break repair protein AddB yields the protein MSADAPRRDPRLFTIPPSAPFVAVLADALLDGVLVEGFAPRGDPLLLATATVYLPTRRAGRLMAEALRQRMGAGVTLLPRIVPVGDVDEDALAFAEIVTDPPRAVPTTTRRLALASLIRLWRRALAGDDGRTAVAAGPGAEFALADELARLIDEMAAQEVPWERLDTLVPGEHDRYWDMALDFLKIARAFWPGFLEEQGQVDAAVRRDRLIAAEAARLASLPAGGPVIAAGSTGSMPATARLLATVAHLPRGAVVLPGLDMTLDGPSWDALTREEGAPSHPQYGLALLLERHMRVTRAAVRELAPPAAHGRERLLSEALRPVDSTEQWATLAERLNPAALDAALAQVSVIEAEDAREEALAIALALREVLEAPGRTGALITPDRDLARRVAAELLRFEVAIDDSAGEPLSESGPGRFARLVADACRDALAPLPLSALLRHPLARFGLDRASLDAGADALEMMVLRGPRPAPGGDGLTEAVAGFNPSDFHPRDPRARLGEERRALAEALAGRLAGALAPLLALGEGEHPFAALLEAHRAAIAAAWNGPEATGPEIDSPAEATALTELARAFEALGEGAAHAPDMTLADYAAALVLLLSSQPVRPPLVPGARLRILGPLEARLVGVDRVVLAGLVEQTWPNAVRADPWLSRPMRAALGLEAPERRIGLSAHDFAQGCGAPELVLSYPRKLGGAPTVPSRFLQRLAAVSGEARWRAAIARGDRFRRLAGFIEEEPPAARIARPEPAPPLELRPRQLSVTEIETWLRDPYTIYARHVLGLSPLDGLDEAPGAGERGSAIHDALGTFAQAYPEGLPEEAEAALLAFGRRAFAPLERFPAEHALWWARFERLVPRLIGWERARRTRTRRVFAEKYGRLPLAGGRFTLTGRADRIEQLTDGGLAILDFKTGAVPTAKQTAVHYSPQLPLEAAMAAAGCFPDVPGEEAAGLAYVRLGTAEVKEVNAVDKETTAAGLAADTLARLQTLIAAFENPARGYASLARPMFGGRYGDYDHLARAKEWSTGGEGEE from the coding sequence ATGAGCGCGGACGCCCCGCGCCGCGACCCGCGGCTGTTCACCATTCCGCCCTCGGCGCCCTTTGTGGCTGTCCTCGCCGACGCGCTGCTCGACGGCGTGCTGGTGGAGGGCTTCGCCCCGCGTGGCGATCCGCTGCTTCTTGCCACCGCCACCGTCTATCTGCCGACCCGCCGCGCCGGGCGCCTCATGGCCGAGGCGCTGCGCCAGCGCATGGGCGCGGGGGTGACGCTGCTGCCGCGCATCGTCCCGGTCGGCGATGTCGACGAGGATGCGCTGGCCTTTGCCGAGATCGTCACCGACCCGCCGCGCGCCGTGCCGACCACCACCCGCCGGCTGGCGCTGGCGAGCCTGATCCGGCTGTGGCGGCGGGCGCTGGCGGGCGATGACGGGCGCACCGCCGTCGCCGCTGGGCCCGGGGCGGAATTCGCCCTCGCCGACGAGCTGGCGCGGCTGATCGACGAGATGGCGGCGCAGGAAGTGCCGTGGGAGCGGCTGGACACGCTGGTGCCCGGCGAACATGACCGCTACTGGGACATGGCGCTCGACTTCCTCAAGATCGCCCGCGCCTTCTGGCCGGGCTTCCTGGAGGAACAGGGTCAGGTGGATGCGGCGGTGCGGCGCGACCGGCTGATCGCCGCCGAGGCGGCGCGGCTGGCGAGCCTGCCCGCGGGCGGCCCGGTGATCGCCGCCGGCTCGACCGGCTCCATGCCGGCCACCGCCCGGCTCTTGGCGACGGTGGCGCATCTGCCGCGCGGCGCCGTGGTGCTGCCGGGGCTCGACATGACGCTCGACGGGCCTTCCTGGGACGCGCTGACGCGGGAGGAGGGCGCGCCGAGCCACCCGCAATATGGCCTCGCCTTGCTGCTTGAGCGGCATATGCGCGTCACCCGCGCGGCGGTGCGCGAACTCGCCCCGCCGGCCGCTCACGGCCGCGAGCGGCTGCTGTCGGAAGCGTTGCGCCCGGTCGACTCCACCGAGCAATGGGCGACGCTGGCCGAGCGGCTGAACCCCGCCGCCCTCGACGCCGCGCTGGCGCAGGTGAGCGTGATCGAGGCGGAGGATGCGCGGGAGGAGGCGCTCGCCATCGCCCTCGCCCTGCGCGAGGTGCTGGAGGCTCCCGGCCGCACCGGCGCGCTGATTACTCCCGACCGCGACCTCGCCCGGCGTGTGGCGGCGGAATTGCTGCGCTTCGAGGTCGCCATCGACGATTCCGCCGGCGAGCCACTGTCCGAGAGCGGCCCGGGGCGCTTTGCCCGGCTGGTGGCGGATGCCTGCCGCGACGCGCTGGCGCCGCTGCCGCTTTCCGCTTTGCTGCGCCACCCGCTCGCCCGCTTCGGGCTGGACCGCGCCAGCCTCGACGCCGGTGCCGACGCGCTGGAAATGATGGTGCTGCGCGGGCCGCGCCCGGCACCGGGTGGGGACGGGCTGACCGAGGCGGTGGCCGGGTTCAACCCGTCCGATTTCCACCCGCGCGACCCCCGCGCCCGGCTGGGCGAGGAGCGCCGCGCGCTGGCCGAGGCGCTGGCGGGCCGCCTCGCCGGCGCCCTTGCCCCGCTGCTGGCGCTGGGGGAGGGCGAGCACCCCTTCGCGGCTCTGCTGGAGGCACACCGCGCCGCCATCGCCGCCGCGTGGAACGGGCCGGAGGCCACAGGCCCCGAGATCGACTCGCCCGCCGAGGCGACGGCGCTGACTGAGCTCGCCCGTGCCTTCGAGGCGCTGGGCGAGGGCGCCGCCCATGCGCCTGATATGACGCTGGCGGATTACGCCGCCGCGCTGGTGCTGCTGCTGTCCAGCCAGCCGGTGCGCCCGCCGCTGGTGCCCGGCGCGCGGCTGCGCATTCTGGGGCCGCTGGAAGCCCGCCTCGTCGGCGTCGACCGCGTGGTGCTGGCCGGGCTGGTCGAACAGACCTGGCCGAACGCGGTGCGCGCCGACCCGTGGCTCAGCCGGCCGATGCGCGCCGCGCTGGGGCTGGAGGCGCCGGAGCGGCGCATCGGCCTTTCCGCCCACGATTTCGCCCAGGGCTGCGGCGCGCCGGAGCTGGTGCTGTCCTATCCGCGCAAGCTCGGCGGGGCGCCGACCGTGCCCTCGCGTTTTCTGCAGCGGCTGGCGGCGGTGAGCGGGGAGGCGCGCTGGCGCGCGGCGATTGCGCGCGGCGACCGCTTCCGCCGCCTCGCCGGCTTCATCGAGGAAGAGCCGCCCGCCGCCCGCATCGCCCGGCCGGAACCGGCGCCGCCGCTGGAACTGAGGCCGCGCCAACTCAGCGTCACCGAGATTGAGACCTGGCTGCGCGACCCCTACACCATCTATGCCCGCCACGTGCTGGGCCTTTCCCCGCTCGACGGTCTGGACGAGGCGCCGGGCGCTGGCGAGCGCGGCAGCGCCATTCACGACGCGCTCGGCACCTTCGCGCAGGCTTATCCTGAGGGGTTGCCCGAGGAAGCGGAGGCGGCGCTGCTCGCCTTCGGCCGGCGCGCCTTCGCGCCGCTGGAGCGCTTTCCCGCCGAGCACGCGTTGTGGTGGGCGCGGTTCGAGCGGCTGGTGCCGCGCCTCATCGGCTGGGAGCGGGCCCGCCGCACCCGGACACGGCGCGTCTTCGCCGAGAAATATGGGCGGCTGCCGCTCGCCGGCGGGCGCTTCACCCTGACCGGCCGCGCCGACCGCATCGAGCAACTCACTGACGGCGGGTTGGCGATCCTCGACTTCAAGACCGGCGCCGTGCCGACGGCCAAGCAGACGGCGGTGCATTATTCCCCGCAACTGCCGCTGGAAGCGGCGATGGCGGCGGCCGGCTGCTTCCCCGACGTGCCTGGCGAGGAGGCGGCCGGCCTCGCCTATGTCAGGCTCGGCACGGCCGAGGTGAAGGAGGTGAACGCGGTGGACAAGGAGACGACCGCCGCCGGCCTCGCGGCCGACACGCTGGCGCGGCTGCAGACGCTGATCGCCGCCTTCGAGAACCCCGCGCGCGGCTATGCCTCGCTGGCGCGGCCGATGTTCGGCGGGCGCTATGGCGATTACGACCATCTGGCGCGGGCCAAGGAATGGTCCACCGGCGGGGAGGGCGAGGAATGA
- a CDS encoding nucleotidyltransferase family protein: MTDITTAMVLAAGLGTRMRPITDRLPKPLVEVGGRAMIDFALDSLADAGVTTAVVNLHAHADLLQRHLARRTRPEILLSDERGELLETGGGIRKALPLLGDAPFFVMNADTVWIEGIRPNLRSLAARFDAQEMDICLLLASAAASIGYDGRGDFLMDGLGRLTPRPERLTVPFVYAGAAVVSPAIFRDAPEGAFSLSRLFRRAAEAGRLFGQRMEGVWMHVGTPEAIAEAEEAIARSKD; this comes from the coding sequence ATGACCGACATCACCACCGCCATGGTGCTCGCCGCCGGCCTCGGCACGCGCATGCGCCCGATCACCGATCGCCTGCCCAAGCCGCTGGTCGAGGTCGGCGGGCGGGCGATGATCGACTTCGCGCTCGACAGCCTGGCGGACGCCGGCGTAACCACCGCCGTGGTCAATCTCCACGCCCATGCCGACCTGCTGCAGCGCCATCTCGCCCGGCGCACCCGCCCGGAGATCCTGCTCTCCGACGAGCGCGGCGAATTGCTGGAAACCGGCGGCGGCATCCGCAAGGCGCTGCCCTTGCTGGGCGACGCGCCGTTCTTCGTGATGAACGCCGACACGGTATGGATCGAGGGCATCCGCCCCAATCTGCGCAGCCTCGCCGCCCGCTTCGATGCACAGGAGATGGACATCTGCCTGCTGCTCGCCTCGGCGGCGGCCTCGATCGGCTATGATGGACGCGGGGATTTCCTTATGGACGGGCTCGGCCGGTTGACGCCGCGCCCGGAGCGGCTGACCGTGCCCTTCGTCTATGCGGGGGCGGCGGTGGTCTCTCCCGCGATCTTCCGCGACGCGCCGGAAGGGGCGTTCTCGCTCAGCCGGCTGTTCCGCCGCGCCGCCGAGGCGGGGCGGCTGTTCGGCCAGCGCATGGAAGGGGTGTGGATGCATGTCGGCACGCCGGAAGCCATCGCCGAGGCCGAGGAAGCCATTGCGCGTTCCAAGGACTGA
- the tsaE gene encoding tRNA (adenosine(37)-N6)-threonylcarbamoyltransferase complex ATPase subunit type 1 TsaE: MIESRNTGAVPTSPVAHWDVVLPDETATGRLAMDLAALLRPGDLVTLGGDLGAGKTTLARAIIRELAGNPALDVPSPTFTLMQTYDLPRHRVVHADLYRLGDSSELDELGWSEETDGAVTLVEWAERAEGAVLRPDRMEVHITLPSEGAEKMRRVRLFGYGRMAGALYRMKAIRALIDQVGFGPAQRRFLQGDASSRTYERLIGAKRNAVLMNAPRRPDGPPVRGGKPYSAIAHLAEDVRPFVAMARALRARGFSAPAIYGGDLDAGLLVIEDLGHEGVLEGTPPAPVPERYELAVDVLAALHGQDLTATVAVTTGLDHVIPPYDLDALLIEVELLLDWYLPHSGNRLSADARRSFGQLWAAALAPSLAQKPVWVLRDYHSPNLMWLPQRSGLARIGLLDFQDAVMGPPAYDLVSLAQDARVDVPEALELALLSRYVKARRTADPGFDTKAFAASYAVMGAQRATKILGIFTRLNQRDRKPVYLKHLPRIWTYLQRCLAFPELGGLASWYKDHVTAPGASRLPPGVRPAVFPVRVAPAAATPSGSTPSASTPSASTSPASPPPNESGRS, encoded by the coding sequence ATGATCGAGAGCCGCAACACGGGCGCCGTTCCCACCTCGCCGGTGGCGCATTGGGACGTGGTGCTGCCGGACGAGACCGCCACCGGCCGTCTCGCCATGGACCTCGCCGCGCTGCTGCGGCCGGGCGATCTCGTCACGCTCGGCGGCGATCTCGGCGCCGGCAAGACCACGCTGGCGCGCGCCATCATCCGCGAACTGGCGGGCAACCCCGCTCTCGACGTGCCGAGCCCGACCTTCACCCTGATGCAGACCTATGATCTGCCGCGCCACCGCGTGGTGCATGCTGATCTCTACCGGCTCGGCGATTCCTCCGAACTCGATGAACTCGGCTGGAGCGAGGAGACCGATGGCGCGGTGACGCTGGTGGAATGGGCCGAGCGCGCCGAGGGCGCGGTGCTGCGGCCCGACCGGATGGAAGTGCACATCACCCTGCCCAGCGAGGGCGCGGAGAAGATGCGCCGGGTGCGGCTGTTCGGCTATGGCCGCATGGCCGGCGCGCTCTACCGCATGAAGGCGATCCGCGCGCTGATCGACCAGGTCGGCTTCGGCCCGGCGCAGCGGCGCTTCCTGCAGGGCGACGCCTCCTCCCGCACCTATGAGCGGCTGATCGGCGCCAAGCGCAACGCCGTGCTGATGAACGCGCCGCGCCGGCCGGACGGGCCGCCGGTGCGCGGCGGCAAGCCCTACAGCGCCATCGCCCATCTCGCCGAGGATGTGAGGCCCTTTGTCGCCATGGCGCGGGCGCTCCGGGCGCGCGGCTTCTCGGCGCCGGCCATCTATGGCGGCGATCTCGATGCCGGGCTACTGGTGATCGAGGATCTCGGCCATGAGGGCGTGCTGGAGGGCACCCCGCCGGCGCCGGTGCCCGAACGCTATGAGCTGGCTGTGGACGTTCTGGCGGCGCTGCACGGGCAGGATTTGACCGCCACCGTCGCCGTCACCACCGGGCTCGACCATGTGATTCCGCCCTATGACCTCGACGCGCTGCTGATCGAGGTCGAGCTGCTGCTCGACTGGTACCTGCCGCATTCCGGCAACCGGCTTTCCGCCGATGCCCGCCGCTCCTTCGGCCAGCTCTGGGCGGCGGCGCTGGCGCCCTCGCTGGCGCAGAAGCCGGTCTGGGTGCTGCGCGACTATCATTCGCCCAATCTGATGTGGCTGCCCCAGCGCAGCGGGCTGGCGCGGATCGGCCTTCTGGATTTCCAGGACGCGGTGATGGGCCCGCCAGCCTATGACCTCGTCTCGCTGGCGCAGGATGCGCGCGTTGACGTGCCCGAGGCGCTCGAACTCGCCTTGCTTTCGCGCTATGTGAAGGCGCGCCGCACCGCCGATCCCGGCTTCGACACCAAGGCGTTCGCCGCGTCCTATGCGGTGATGGGCGCGCAGCGGGCGACCAAGATTCTCGGCATCTTCACCCGGCTGAACCAGCGCGACCGCAAGCCGGTCTATCTCAAGCACCTGCCGCGCATCTGGACCTATCTGCAGCGCTGCCTCGCCTTTCCCGAACTCGGCGGGCTGGCGAGCTGGTACAAGGACCATGTGACCGCGCCCGGTGCCTCGCGCCTGCCGCCCGGCGTGCGCCCGGCCGTGTTCCCGGTGAGGGTCGCGCCTGCCGCCGCCACGCCTTCTGGCTCGACGCCGTCCGCTTCCACGCCGTCCGCTTCCACATCTCCCGCATCCCCTCCGCCGAACGAATCCGGCCGTTCATGA